GGAGAAATCGCCACCAGACTGCGTCGGAACTGAGCTACACAGGTACAAGATCATCGGAGGCAACAGGGTCGAGCGAGTTGGGGTAGCGCACCGAGAAGGTCGGGGACCGCGGCGATGGCAGCTCTAAATAGTCTAATCGAGGAACAGACGTGCTCAGCAGGCTAGAGCAGGTCGGATCTGCTGCTGGCTCACGTGGATCGGAGGTGCGCGCCGGCCCAAGCGCCCGCGGGCGCGCGAGCTGGGGCGGCGACGTGCGCGTACATACGACGAAGGACTCGCCGGATGCCCGGatcggaggagagagggagggagacggggGAGAGGACTCACCGCATGCGCATCGGAGCATCGGTGGGGGAGagcagagagaggaggagatggGGAGAGATGACTCACCGGATCGGAGCGGTGCGGCATGTCTCCGAGCAAGtggggcgtcgccgccgccgccgccgccgggcgctggGTCACGGTGGGTGAGGGTTGGATGCGgtggccgggcgccgccgccgccgccgtcgggcgcTGGGTCACGGTGGGTGAGGGTTGGATGCggtgggggtggattggggttGGGGGCTGCGGAGTGGAGAGGGGTGGAGAGGCTGGAAGAGGAGATATGAAGCGAGGGGGGAGGAGGACGTCAGGGCGAGGGCAAAATGGTCCAGCGAGTGGGGCGGCCGGGCCTCCCGACCGCGCGCGAGGAATTGGTGACGGCCTCGGCGGCCATGTGATCCTTCCCTCTTTTTACCGCGCGCTTCCACCTCGATCGCCGCGCATCCGGCGTGTTTGAACTCTTGCACCGTGTTTGGAAAGGTGAGGAGTTCGGCAACGTCATTCCAAAGGTTTAATGGATGCCCGGGAAGAGGGTGGGTATGGCaatggcaatggcggcggcggcggcggccgcgcccgcgcatcccgcaatttcttcaaaaaaaaatggcaatgacggcggcggcccggtgAGGTGGCGCTCGGAGGTAACTCAACCGAGCGACGTCGAAGGGACAGCGGCTGACCGACCGATCAATCGAACGAGGTGGGGCGGTCATCTGGCCTATTTGATGTCGGCGGCGAGAACTCCCACCGTCGAGGATTTTATACCTAACACCAGCAATGGAGCGTGTTTGGAGGGCGAGCGTCCATGCAGAATTAGGGATTCCAAGAAAGAAGACGACTAAGAATGGCGGGAAAAAGGATTACGCGGTACACTACATTAGACCGGCCCGATTACGACGCCGAGTATGTTGGGCCGGCCCACCTGGCAGCGCCGATCGATGATGACGGGATATCCATGACCTAGCGCGGCCGCATATGACCATTGGATGAAGAGTTGCCGCTATTATGCTTTTGTGTTTTGGAAAGTGACACCATGAATCAGGAACTTTATAAGTAAATTTTGTGTGTATTGAAAGTTTTTCTCATTGTCCTTCAATCCAGCCATCTCACCTATTTCCTTCTCTAAAGTCTAGCCAAGCTTATATGGCTGCGCTAGGACTCATTTTTCTCAACTTCAGCGCTACCGTCAACCTCCTTTGCTCCGCCTTTCCACTCTTCCACCCCGCAACTTCAATGTCAACAACACGGCGCCAGCAATAACTTTGATAGGATTTAAGCATGTCTACGGAAATCACAGTCGGCTTAtgttgtgtttagatccgtaaaatggtggtaaaaagggtcacatcggatactgtagcacttttcgtttgtttgtggtaattgttgtcctactatgacctaactaggctcaaaagattcttctggtcgtgtacatcaaaactatgcaattaatttttttatttaccgacatttaatgctccatgcataagGCAAAAGATTTGacgtgataggtgaatagtgaagtttggagagagaaattttggaactaaacacagccttaatTGACTCGTGGATTTGGGTCACATGTTAATCGTACCTAATAAACATATACTATATAATGATACAATGTCATTGCTCTAGTGAATTGGAGCTTAAGATTGTCACATGCTTACGCTAACGAGCTAGGAAGAGAATGGGTTGGGCCACAAACAGCAAAGGTAACAGCACAGAAGCATGCATCGACTGCCACAGGCCCACAGACCGCAGCCCAGCCCAAAAAAAGCAGCGACCAAACAGATTAAGATCTGGTTCGACACAGATCAGATTGACAGATTCAGACTTCGGTTTCCGATCATCCACAATAATGGAGCAGGTGCACCGCGTGGCAAAGTCGCAGGATtacggcgccggcggaggaggagccgaggagcGTCCATGACATCCACGACGATCTGCTCCGGCTGATCCTCCTCCGCCACGACTCCCCGCTCTGGCTCGTCCGCACGGCGTGGGCCTGCAGGCGGTGGCGCCGCGCCGtggccgacgtcgacggcggccgcgccttcctccgcctcgccgcctcgctccgcccACCCGCCGTCGTCGGGCACTACCACGCGCGCAGCTACCGCCCGATTGTGTTCttggcctcgccgccgacgccgcccatCGACGGCGGCCGCTTCTCCCTCGATTTCCTCCCCCACGCCAAGGAGGACTGGGAGGTAGCCGACTGCCATAGTGGCATCGTCCTCCTCCGCGAGCTTCGCGGCTCCCCGCCGAACTTCATCGTCTGCGACCTGCTCGCACGCCGGTACCAACGGATCCGCCGTCTCTCGGAAAAGcagctcggcctcggccacgtcTACGCAGCAGACGCCTTCTTGGTCGACGGCGGCGACATCTCCATATCGAACTTCAGGGTGCTGCGTAATTAATACTCTTAATTAATGGTTAAAGTGTCTAGCGTGAACTTCCTGTCATAAACCAAACAGAACCATTACTCCCTCATTGACCACGCTGGCCCACATTCTCAGGGCCCACACGTCACAGAGCCGACCCCACCAAACCCCGCTGGCTTCCAAGCACGCACCCCAGACCATTCGGTGCAGGAGTATAAACCCCGcggcccaaaccctagccgcccgaTGCTCTTCGTCCCGCGCCAagtcgccctcgccgccgcctcttcctcctcccagccccacgccgccgcctcttcctcctcccagccccacgccgccgccgccatggccaaggaggagggcaagaaggagaagaagagaaagagcaagagcaagGCGGCGGCCAAGGAGACAACCGCCGCCGCGGATGGGAGGGCCGCGGTGgtcgcctccgtcgccgcgtTCCTCGAGGCCGGCGGGTTGACGCGCACGCTCGCCGCCCTCCAATCCGAGGCCGACCTCGAGGTAGCTGCAACCACTGATCCCTCCCCGTATGCTTTTGGTGTTGCCGTTTTGGTGCGCTGTTGCTAAGGCGCCGAATTGGGGGGAATTGCTGGTTCCAGGCAGGTGCTTGGAGGGCGTCGCCGGTGAACTTGGAGGAGTTGGTGGCCAAATTCTTGGACTCGAGGTACTTCAAACATCACCCGAGTGTACATTCTTCATGTCACGTTGCTTCAGTTGGTGAATGGTGGTACATTTTTGGTGTGATTCGATCGATTATTGATGGAAATTTGGTTGTCGCGTGCAGCAATCCCACCCCAGTGGCTGTTTCCGTGGGAAGCGATGAGCAAGGTAGCATCTTTGGTCATAATGCGCTGTTGTTATTGGACATTGATTGTCAGCTTTCTTATTTTTAGTTGGTGCTGACCTGAATTTGCTGGTGCAGATAAAACAACTAATGGTGTAGTGGAAGAtggtggcaagaaaaagaagaaggagaagaaaactgATGCAGAGGCCGGCGAAACCGAGAACAAAGTGAATGAGCCTTCTGCTCAGGAAAAGCCTAGTGAAAATGTGGacggtggcaagaaaaagaagaaggagaagaaaactgATGCGGAGGCTGGCGAATCCGAGAACAAAGTGAATGAGCCTTCTGCTCAGGAAAAGCCTACTGAAAATGTGGACGGTGAGGCCAAAGAGAAGaaacagaagaagaagaaaaaagatgatTCTTCAGCTGCGAATGCTGGTAGCATTGAAGCAACTGAAACAGTGAAGAATGATGATCAGAAGAAGCCTGATGGCAAGAAGAAAAGCAAGAAGCATGAGAAGGACGTTGATGTTGAAGCTAGGCTGGACAAGGTGGAATTAGCAATAAAAAACAAGTTTGAGGAAGCTGAGAAACTCAATGGGGGCGGTGATAAATCAAAAGAGGAAGAATTGAAAAGTCAGAATGATGATGCTGGCAAGAACAATGGTGctgtagaaaagaaaaagaagaagaagaaagacaaatCAGCTTCCGAGAGTGATGCTGTGGAAAGAGTGAAGGCTGATAATGATAAAAAGGGTAAAAAGAAGCGAAAGAAGTCTGACGCTGAAGAAAATGTTCAAGTGGAAGGTAAAGAGGTTGCAGGGAAAGATTCAGCCCCAAAACCAGAGGATGAGAACAAGAGTGGAATAGAGATTGAAGAAGGTGATAATGGAAAGCTGTCAAATGAGAATGCTGTTACTGGCAAAAAACGGAAACTAGAAGAAGTCGATGGAAGCAATCCCCCTTCGACAGCTAAAGAAGATAACACTGCTAACCAGAGCCTAACCAATGGCTTTACCGAGGATAAAACAAACCAGGACAGCAACATAAAACCAAGTAAAAGGCAGAAACATTCATCTGAGGTATGCACTTTCTAATTCTCTGTCATTACCTCATGGGCTCATGGCTTGCTATGTTTATGCTTTGTTTCCTGTAGTGCAGTGACCTACGGAGGTGTTAGCCATAATTTTTTAGATTTTGTTTATGCTTGATGCATCATTTACAACTAGCTTCCTTGGCAACTTGCTTTTGCATACTTGAACTATGTGTCAATAATATGTGATTATTACCGATGTTGTAATGTCCACCAGCATGAATTCACCATGAGGATGTTTAGAAATTCATTACATTTGCTGATGTGAGAAGTCATACCTGAGACTCTGGATCCATAGACACTGTTCTTACTTGTCAGTTTATAGTTTAGGATATATAAATTATTTAGGTAATTCCACCAATGACGCAGTCGCTGATCAAGCTTGTAATGCTCCTGATAATTATCTTATTTGGTCTATTGACAATTTGATATGGTTATTTTGTAATTATAGTTTGATAACAACAGCAGTCTTTTTTGTTCCGAGCAAGTTGAGTAtgtaagcttttgggttgaatggCCGGTGCATGCAACTaatatggtatcaaagccaaaggtctcgagttcgaatcctggttagcacaattaaataaaataattgctgcTCGCTCCTATTCCACGTCTTAGGCCTcacgtgagggggagtgttggaatataagtgaattgcccacgtctctccatcagcttaagcttttgggttgaactggccggtgcatgcaactcaatagaGTAGGCTTCATTAGTCCGACAAATGTCAAATTctgattatttttttattcatttaTTGCAGCCTAAAACTGTGAATGCTTTTCAACGGGTGAAGCTTGAGGATGTCAAATTTGCAGATGAGAAACTTCAGGATAACTCTTATTGGGCTAAGGTGCTTTACTGCTTTGTTGATCATGTATTCATGTGTTGAGATATTTTAACATGCCTCAGCTAACTGCTAACCATTTGTGGCCTATCTATCTTTTAGGGTGGTGCAGAAACTGGTTATGGTGCGAAGGCGCAAGAGATCCTTGGTCAAGTCAGAGGAAGGTTGGTACTTCCTGTTCCCTTTGATTTTCCTTTTGAGAGCATTTATTGGATAATGCGTTCCTTTCTGATTCCGTGTTTATTCATCTGTCCTCCTGCAGGGGCTTTCGGCATGAGAAGACCAAGAAGAAGCGTGGAACATACAGGGGCGGGCAAATCGACCTACAAACCCACTCGATCAAGTTTGACAATTCGGATGAcgagtgattgcttagattCACCAAAGATGGGAGAAGTCTACTGCATTTAGCAGTTAACCATTTTTATGGCCATTACCTGATCAGTCTTGCTGGTTGGAAGAAGTTTGGCGGTGGAGTGGTGCTACGGTGGTAAAGCGGAGGGCACATGATTGTTGCAGTGTTGCTGGTTTTGTTAGGATGGACATCCTGCTAAATACGGAGTATGAGGCATGGAAATTTTGGGTTGGGCTCACTGATGTATCTATCGATTTTGCTACTGCTGATGCGACATAATGTTGCTACTACATGCATATGGTTTATGAGCAACTGCGCGCGCGTTTGATTTGTTATCCTTTCTGAAATGCCTTCCACTTGCATATCTGGCCACACATGCCCGCTTTAAGCCCGGAATGCGTTTTCTTTCTGCTTAAAATGTTGATTTGGTGGCTTAGATTGAAGTTTGTATAGTTTTCACAGATAGGTTAGTTTACACCTTATATGTTTAAAAAAACAGCAATTGAGGCTATGAGCGTAGAAAGAGGAAGCACAGCAGTTTGGTGgtgatttttttcttccttgAACAAGTTGGTGCTGAACTGGAGACGAGGCAATCGTCAGTCATGACATGTTTAACTGGGCCTTGGACTGCAACTACATCTTACACTGGGTAGGCCCATCTAGTACTGGGCTACTAGGCCGACACAGGACACGACTAGCCCATTCCACACAATAGACTCCTGCCTGCCGTGGTCATGGAGGAGAGAGTGTGAGCGTCAGTGTCTGTCTGCCATAGTGCCATGACGACCGTAGCATGCTAGCAGCCTTGGATTGGAGCTACTCTGACCTCATGATGAACGGTCATGATGATCATGGATCTTCATCATCGGTTTTACCCTTGgaatctttgatgaatccggtcCGTCCATCCAAACGATCCCGGTCAAAAGTCAAAGCTTGTTGGTGATCGGTCCCACTGCTGCTAGCCTAGTAGTACTGCACTGCTGCTAGCCTAGTAGTACTGCACTGCAGCACTCGATCTCAACTATGGTGGTCAAGATCCTGCCAGACGAGAGCCAGGCGCCCAGGCCGGAGGAGGTGTGCCACTGCAGCAACCTATGATGGCCCTAACCTACGCGGCTATGTGATGTGAGGACCTCAGCACATCACCCTTGAAAGGTGAGATCCACATGTCTGATGTCTTGACTTGCTGTGTCCACTGTAGTCATGCCTTTGCATTTGGGTGGCCTTTTTCTTTTTACCTATTTCGTAATAAATCAACACTAACCACCAGCCGCAGCTAGCAGAATTGAATGATGCGATTCATGTTTACGAGTCaccatggatggatggatggatggaggcAGGGATCAGCATATGCCTTCGGTGAAGCAGGACTGTAGGATTAGGATAGGCACGCTTCAGTGCAGAGCTCATGATGCGGGGTGTGACCGGAGGAAGACCGGCCGGCGTCACGTTTTCAGGTCACACATCTTGGCCCGTGAGGGTGTTCCTGTCGTCCTGGCAGGGAAAAGAAAACTTGTTTGTTGTCCCTCTGGTCTCTATGCAATGACTGATGGTTGCTGTCGATGTCTGTTTTATCTTGAAACTGGTTCTGAATCAGCAAGCACATCATGCAGTAACCATGTTATTATCGCCAGTCTCAACTGAGAATCAACATTgataaaagagagagaaaaaaaagagagagctaCAGTAAACTGCTCCTCGTGCTGTCAGCCAGCCACTGCTAGTCTACCACCAGTGAAAACATTCATGGGTCTGCCTGCATTCATATGGAGTCAGAGTCATGGacacaaactttttttttgggttgtgtttggtttggggtggaaattttttttacctttttaaccactaattaggggtagtaaatgaagtctaattacaaaaccactttCACAACCCcgtgtaaatcacgagacgaatctaatggggtCTTTGACCGTGCGactagaggatggttactgtagcattactgtagtaaaTCTACATTTagttaccgtcattagattcgtctggaaaaattacaaccatctctgaaaaaattttacaaataaacttcatttagtactacaTGCGAACATTCgtctttttttataaatttgatgTGACATCATCCCAAACACGACCCTTGTGTCACTCCATTCAAATCTGGCAACCACTGTTCTGTTTTTAACATTCATAAGGGTAAAAAAATGAATCTACCAGACTTAGGTCGTGTTTAGTTcgaacgcaaaaaaaatttgatggaattttactaatttaaagtactaaatgaagtatatttataaaactttttgcatagatgggttgtaaatcgcgagacgaatctaatgatgctaattaattcacgAGTAAtaaataattagcggatggttactgtagcatcactgttgcaaatcatggattaagtagactcattagattcgtctcgccatttacagcccatccatgcaaaaagttttgtaaatatacttAATTTAGTACTTTATACATGTgttgaaatattcgatgtgatgtttttttgtgtttacggagtTTATGGAGTGGGAACGGCCTTATCCTATTATACTAttgcggctgccgccgccgccgccgcctcacatCACGATTCCACATTTGCTGCTGCAACCCTGCAGCACTAGACGCTGCACTCGCTGCAGCTAGATTGAGTGGGGTTTCCAACATGGGTACTGTACTAAATGAGAGGTGCTGGTACACCTTTTGCAGGCCTTTCGCTTGGATTGCAAGCAAGCCAAAGCAAGAACTGGTAGCTGCCCTGCGTTGCCGCTGCCCCAAAAGTCATGATCACATCCAACATTTGTTAGTACTAGCATTAGCATCAAAGGACACACCTCATACATTAGGGCATGGCAGCTTTGGAATGATCATACTCCTATGTAGCATCCTTAAAAGCATTGCGATGGCATCCTAGATCTACGGCCTGTAAACAATTGATGGTCTTTCTATGCTTCTACTAGCATCATAGGAGAAGAACCATTTGCACACTCTAGTGGCGTTCTGCCACGGTGCCATTTGAAATGTGCAGTTGGCGCCAAAACTTAGCAACCCATGACCTTGAGACAtggacaaatttgaattcccttGGCAAATCAACAACTCCAAGTTGACAGCATGCACGCTGCTGGAATCTTATCATCCTTGGAGTCAGACTGCAAAGGCAGACAATCAGTGTTAAATTACAGAGACATCTGCATAAGGATGACATCAAGCGTTGGACAATGTGACCTCAAAAACCTAAATCAAAACAACTGTGAGGCTAAACTACATATTGGTGAGGCTAACAAGAAACATCAGGACAAGACACCATGCACAGGGGCCTCAGTGTGTGTGACTTCCAGTTGAAAAACAAAGTGCCCAAGAGACAGAAATGGGTCTGGCGGACTGATGCAGGCAGGGGTGTGGGGTGAGGACATGATGAGCTGATAACTTTACCTTTACCAAACCCTAGAAGAGGATGAAAAAAAAGGTATGGCCTTGCCTTGTGTTTGTGTCCTGAGGAGGAGCAAAACCAATTAACAAAGGTGGATAAGTGTTGTGGTTCCATTGTTTTGTAGGGAGCTCCTTCCTCCTCAACTGTTGTTGGGGTCTGGGCTTTGGAgccttctctccctcccctttCCTCATGGCTTTTTCTTGGGCCTGCAATGCGTGCAAGCGCTCCTGGGGTCTGCTGCTGGATAGGGTAGGGTGGGGGATGAGAGGGAAGATTATatttgaaagttttttttaaaaaatcacaTGTTATTCTTGCAATTTGGAGTGAAATTGGCCGAAGTGTCATGGGCTGAATTCTTTTGCGTGGAGACAGGAAACagtggccgtgtttagttccacgcgcttttgcgttggaatcttattaatttgaagtattaaataaagtctatttataaaattttttgcacagatgagttgtaaatcgcgagacgaatctaatgatgctaatgtagtatcaatgttgcaaatcatgaattaagtagtctcattaaattcgtctcgcgatttacagcacatccatacaaaaaattttgtaaatatacttCGTTTAGTAtcccatgcatgtgtcgaaatattcgataatgtttttttatttatggAGTTTATGGAGTGTGATCTGTCAATATTCATTGACCGAAGAAACTGTGCCGCGACTTGCGCGAGCTGCGAGCACACCATGGCGGCATGGAGCAGTGCAACGTGTGACCACACGTAACATCCGGCGATGGCCGCCGATAGGGTAGGCCACTGTGGAGCTGGCAGCCGGCAGTGGGGAAGAGCTTGAAATCCGAGGAGGGACAGGCCGTAAAGAAGCCGCAGAAATTTGCcggttttgagtttttttttgaacggaCGAACGTGCATGGGTTGTTCCGTTCCGTGTGGAGGTGAGCTGAAGCTGCCAAGCCATGCAGGAGGCAACCTTGGGAACGACGATGCAACGGGGTCCATTCCATCGAACAAGGAGCAGAAGAAAAGAAACATGGCCGTGTTTTTTTGTCTACgtataaaatttttgtaaaggtatcttattaatttgaagtattaaatgaagtctatttataaaactttttcacagataagttgtaaatcgcaagacgaatctaatgatgataattaatccatgattagctgatgattactgtagcatcactgttataAATCATAGATTGaataggtttattagattcgtctcgcgatttacagcccatctatataaaattttttgtaaatagacttcatttactacTTCATGTGttaaaatattcgatgtgatattttttttacgTTTACAGGGTTTACAAGTAAAGATCTAACATGCTCAAACTGTCAAACAGATTGGGCGGTTTGGAcatcaccgtgttcggcaggttggagctggagtgcagtgagagaaaaataatgtTACTTGGCTGGTGGTTGGAGGTTGGAGCTGGAGTGATGTGAGAGAGGAATATTGTAGCGGCTGGAGGGCTGCAGaccagccgaacgcagtgatGGTTTCTGTCGAATTTCAACTGAATCCTACTGAACCTTTGTCGAGTTTTCATCTCCGTCCCAATC
The nucleotide sequence above comes from Panicum virgatum strain AP13 chromosome 3K, P.virgatum_v5, whole genome shotgun sequence. Encoded proteins:
- the LOC120700125 gene encoding suppressor protein SRP40-like → MLFVPRQVALAAASSSSQPHAAASSSSQPHAAAAMAKEEGKKEKKRKSKSKAAAKETTAAADGRAAVVASVAAFLEAGGLTRTLAALQSEADLEAGAWRASPVNLEELVAKFLDSSNPTPVAVSVGSDEQDKTTNGVVEDGGKKKKKEKKTDAEAGETENKVNEPSAQEKPSENVDGGKKKKKEKKTDAEAGESENKVNEPSAQEKPTENVDGEAKEKKQKKKKKDDSSAANAGSIEATETVKNDDQKKPDGKKKSKKHEKDVDVEARLDKVELAIKNKFEEAEKLNGGGDKSKEEELKSQNDDAGKNNGAVEKKKKKKKDKSASESDAVERVKADNDKKGKKKRKKSDAEENVQVEGKEVAGKDSAPKPEDENKSGIEIEEGDNGKLSNENAVTGKKRKLEEVDGSNPPSTAKEDNTANQSLTNGFTEDKTNQDSNIKPSKRQKHSSEPKTVNAFQRVKLEDVKFADEKLQDNSYWAKGGAETGYGAKAQEILGQVRGRGFRHEKTKKKRGTYRGGQIDLQTHSIKFDNSDDE